The Streptomyces sp. Alt3 genome has a segment encoding these proteins:
- a CDS encoding saccharopine dehydrogenase family protein, which translates to MNRQNGAERPYDVILFGATGFVGALTAEYLAAHAPDGCRWALAGRSLDKLERLRDRLAATHPRCADLPLVRADADDPASLRELAMSAHVVASTVGPYVWYGEALVAACAEAGTDYTDLTGEAEFVDRMYLEHDGRARETGARLVHACGFDSVPHDLGAYFTVRQLPEGVPLTVDGYVRTDAVFSGGTFASALTAMGRGPQMLRAAQQRRLHEPRLVGRRARAPQGAPHFSPETGTWALPLPTLDPRVVERSARGLERYGPDFRYRHFASVKHLPMAIGGAAAIGLLVGAAQIPAARNWLSARVEPGTGPDERRRKRSWFTVRFVGEGGGRRVYTEVSGGDPGYGETAKMLAEASLALALDDLPATSGQVTTAVAMGDALLERLQTAGLRFRVAASR; encoded by the coding sequence TACGACGTCATCCTTTTCGGGGCCACCGGCTTCGTGGGGGCACTCACCGCCGAATACCTGGCCGCGCACGCGCCGGACGGCTGCCGCTGGGCCCTGGCGGGCCGAAGCCTCGACAAGCTGGAGCGGCTGCGTGACCGCCTCGCCGCGACGCACCCGCGCTGCGCGGACCTGCCCCTGGTGAGGGCCGACGCGGACGACCCCGCCTCCCTGCGTGAACTCGCCATGTCCGCGCACGTGGTGGCGTCGACCGTCGGACCGTACGTCTGGTACGGCGAGGCACTCGTGGCGGCGTGCGCGGAGGCGGGGACCGACTACACCGACCTCACCGGGGAGGCGGAGTTCGTCGACCGGATGTACCTGGAGCACGACGGCCGGGCGCGCGAGACGGGCGCCCGGCTCGTGCACGCCTGCGGCTTCGACTCCGTCCCGCACGACCTCGGCGCCTACTTCACCGTGCGACAGCTGCCCGAGGGGGTTCCGCTGACGGTCGACGGCTACGTGCGCACCGACGCGGTCTTCTCGGGCGGTACGTTCGCCTCGGCGCTCACGGCGATGGGCCGTGGACCGCAGATGCTCCGGGCCGCACAGCAGCGGCGACTGCACGAACCGCGTCTCGTCGGCCGCCGGGCCCGTGCCCCGCAGGGTGCCCCGCACTTCAGCCCGGAGACCGGCACCTGGGCGCTGCCGCTGCCGACCCTCGACCCCCGCGTGGTGGAGCGGTCCGCCCGGGGGCTGGAACGTTACGGCCCCGATTTCCGCTACCGGCACTTCGCCTCGGTCAAGCACCTGCCCATGGCGATCGGCGGCGCGGCCGCGATCGGCCTGCTGGTGGGTGCGGCCCAGATCCCGGCCGCTCGGAACTGGCTCTCCGCCCGGGTCGAGCCGGGCACGGGCCCCGATGAACGGCGCAGGAAGCGCAGCTGGTTCACGGTCCGCTTCGTCGGGGAGGGCGGCGGACGGCGGGTGTACACGGAGGTCTCGGGCGGCGACCCCGGCTACGGCGAGACGGCGAAGATGCTGGCCGAGGCGAGCCTGGCGCTCGCCCTCGACGATCTGCCGGCGACGTCGGGTCAGGTCACGACGGCCGTGGCGATGGGGGACGCGCTGCTGGAACGGCTGCAGACCGCGGGACTGCGCTTCCGGGTCGCGGCGTCGCGCTGA